From Vitis vinifera cultivar Pinot Noir 40024 chromosome 3, ASM3070453v1, the proteins below share one genomic window:
- the LOC100252056 gene encoding proline-rich protein 4 encodes MQVLPIFQWAGLGFFISLLFAVSFCHGNNQEVMVVGTGECADCDHSNIKTSQAFSGLGVTIECKLESGEFKTRAVGELDEEGEFKLPLPKEIVKGGKLKEECFAQLHSASAKPCPIRNGPEASKIILKTTNNGKQVFAPAGKLKFSPVTCTSAFLWPFYKYPPLPTLPHWPKPLPKFYLPPFSPVPTPITYPAPEADPPVSHPPPPPVYKQQIPPSVPPYTAPSPPQVYDQPSPQPVYYEPHPPPVPIYHKPLPPPVRVYGQPFPSPVPVYKKPLPPPVPIYKKPPLPSLPPPVPVHKKSLPPPVPVYETPYPPPFPEQPLPPPVPIYKKPPLPPPVPVSQEPLPPPSPVYNEPLPPSPVPVLKKPIPPIVEKPLPPPVPIFKKPALPPPVPVYKKPPLPPPPPPVPVYGEPLPPPVPAFKKPYPPPLPIVEKPLPPPIPIHKPIPPISKPAPTPEVLPAPPPIYSPKPPILNPTPKPKVLPPPQPVPITKKPLPPPVPIQKPVPAAQNPPPVYKKPLPPIPKAPALPKLPPLPKTPPKYFYHPKYGLGNAKPPSSSHP; translated from the coding sequence GCCTCGGTGTAACCATTGAATGCAAGCTAGAAAGCGGGGAGTTCAAAACAAGGGCAGTTGGAGAGCTTGATGAAGAAGGGGAGTTCAAACTTCCTCTTCCTAAGGAGATagtaaaaggtggaaagttgaAGGAGGAATGCTTTGCACAGCTTCACAGTGCCTCGGCAAAACCTTGCCCAATCAGAAATGGCCCAGAGGCTTCCAAGATAATTTTGAAGACCACAAACAATGGCAAACAGGTGTTTGCCCCGGCTGGGAAACTAAAATTCTCGCCAGTGACATGCACTTCAGCCTTCTTATGGCCTTTCTACAAGTACCCGCCTCTTCCCACACTTCCACATTGGCCCAAGCCTCTGCCCAAGTTCTACCTTCCACCTTTCTCTCCAGTCCCTACTCCAATTACATACCCTGCACCAGAAGCTGATCCTCCAGTCTCTCATCCCCCACCCCCACCAGTCTATAAACAACAAATTCCACCAAGTGTGCCACCATACACAGCCCCATCTCCACCTCAAGTCTATGATCAACCAAGTCCACAACCAGTATACTACGAGCCACATCCACCACCAGTGCCCATATACCATAAGCCCCTTCCTCCACCAGTACGAGTGTATGGACAACCATTTCCATCGCCAGTGCCAGTATACAAGAAGCCACTTCCACCGCCAGTGCCCATATACAAGAAGCCGCCTCTTCCATCACTTCCACCACCTGTGCCAGTTCATAAGAAGTCACTTCCTCCACCAGTTCCAGTATATGAAACGCCTTATCCACCTCCTTTTCCTGAGCAACCGCTTCCACCACCAGTACCAATATACAAGAAACCACCACTTCCACCACCAGTTCCAGTTTCTCAGGAGCCACTCCCACCACCTAGTCCAGTGTATAATGAACCACTTCCTCCTTCTCCAGTTCCAGTTCTCAAGAAGCCTATTCCACCTATTGTTGAGAAACCACTGCCACCACCTGTGCCAATATTCAAGAAGCCAGCACTTCCACCCCCGGTTCCTGTCTACAAGAAGCCGCCACTTCCCCCACCTCCACCACCTGTTCCAGTCTATGGGGAACCATTGCCTCCTCCAGTTCCAGCCTTCAAGAAGCCATATCCACCGCCTCTTCCGATAGTAGAGAAGCCACTTCCACCTCCAATTCCAATTCACAAACCAATTCCTCCAATCTCCAAGCCTGCCCCAACTCCAGAGGTCCTTCCTGCTCCACCTCCAATTTACAGTCCAAAACCTCCAATCCTCAACCCTACTCCAAAGCCAAAAGTCCTACCACCACCACAGCCAGTACCCATAACCAAAAAGCCACTTCCACCACCTGTTCCCATTCAAAAACCAGTACCAGCAGCCCAAAATCCTCCTCCAGTTTACAAGAAGCCACTTCCACCCATTCCCAAAGCCCCCGCTCTTCCTAAGCTTCCTCCTCTGCCCAAAACTCCTCCGAAGTACTTCTACCACCCAAAGTATGGACTGGGTAACGCCAAACCACCTAGTTCATCTCATCCGTAG
- the LOC100241790 gene encoding proline-rich protein 4, translated as MGSLHICEGSHLGFWVFLLFSVSFCYGNADQVQVVGIVECADCSESHIKASQAFSGLGVTIDCKLANGEFKTRAFGVVSNEGKFKVSLPEEMVKDGYQLKEECFAQLHSASAAPCSDAQSGLKASKIVLKAKTIGKKNDFGPIENLKFSSLTCTSALWWSFYKHPPLPKLPLPFPKAYPPPWKKFGHVYKKPLPPSIPIYKKPLPSPVHKKLLPPKVLIHKKPLPPKVLKPNKPFPPPSPVYKKPFPPSVPVFKKPIPPPVPVYKRLPPPPTPVYQKRLPPPVPVFQKPCPPPVPIAKKLLPPHVPIYKKPLLPPTPIYNKPNPPPFYKWSIHKIIPPVYKLLPPIPPLYKKPCPPILKPPHYLPKLPPKHFPLPKFGPNPPIPPYIPHP; from the exons ATGGGATCACTTCACATCTGTGAAGGATCACACCTGGGCTTCTGGGTGTTCTTGCTTTTTTCTGTGAGCTTCTGCTATGGCAATGCTGATCAagttcaggtagttggaattgtAGAATGTGCAGACTGTTCTGAGAGTCATATTAAGGCTAGCCAAGCCTTTTCAG GACTTGGTGTGACCATTGACTGCAAGCTAGCAAATGGAGAGTTCAAAACAAGGGCATTTGGAGTGGTCAGCAATGAAGGAAAATTCAAGGTGTCTCTCCCTGAGGAGATGGTGAAGGATGGATATCAGTTGAAAGAAGAATGCTTTGCACAGCTTCACAGTGCCTCAGCAGCACCATGTTCTGATGCACAGAGCGGCCTAAAGGCCTCCAAGATTGTCTTGAAGGCGAAAACTATTGGGAAGAAAAACGACTTTGGCCCAATCGAAAATCTAAAATTCTCTTCTCTAACTTGCACTTCAGCCCTTTGGTGGTCTTTCTACAAGCATCCTCCCCTGCCCAAGCTGCCACTGCCCTTCCCCAAGGCCTATCCTCCACCTTGGAAGAAATTTGGCCATGTCTACAAGAAACCACTTCCACCATCAATACCAATATACAAAAAGCCCCTCCCATCTCCAGTCCACAAGAAGCTGCTTCCACCCAAGGTACTCATACACAAGAAGCCTCTTCCACCAAAAGTACTGAAACCCAATAAGCCATTCCCACCACCTTCGCCAGTTTACAAGAAGCCTTTTCCTCCATCTGTACCGGTTTTTAAGAAACCAATCCCACCACCTGTTCCAGTATACAAGAGACTTCCTCCGCCCCCTACGCCCGTTTATCAGAAACGGTTGCCACCACCAGTTCCGGTGTTCCAGAAGCCTTGTCCACCGCCTGTTCCCATAGCTAAGAAGTTGCTTCCACCCCATGTCCCCATATACAAAAAGCCGCTTCTGCCTCCCACTCCAATCTACAATAAGCCAAATCCACCACCATTCTATAAATGGTCAATTCACAAGATAATACCACCAGTCTACAAACTTCTTCCTCCAATCCCTCCACTTTACAAGAAGCCATGTCCACCCATTCTTAAGCCTCCTCATTATCTTCCTAAGCTTCCTCCAAAgcacttccccctccccaagTTTGGACCCAATCCTCCTATACCACCTTATATCCCTCATCCTTAA
- the LOC100246920 gene encoding proline-rich protein 4 produces the protein MGSPPICGGTLLGFWVFLLFSVIFCYGSADQFEVVGVVECADCSESRIKASPAFSGLGVTIDCKLANGEFKTRAVGDVSNEGKFKVSLPEEMVKDGYQLKEECFAQLHSASAAPCPDAQSGLEASKIVLKAKTIGKKNVFGPIANLKFSSLTCTSALWWSFYKHPPLPKLPLPFPKAYPPPWKKFGHVYKKPLPPSIPIYKKPLPSPVHKKLLPPKVLIHKKPLPPKVLKPNKPFPPPSPVYKKPFPPSVPVFKKPIPPPVPVYKRLPPPPAPVYQKRLPPPVPVFKKPCPPPVPIAKKLLPPHVPIYKKPLLPPTPIYNKPNPPPFYKWSIHKPIPPVYKLLPPIPPLYKKPCPPILKPPHYLPKLPPKLFPFPKFGPYPPIQPYFPHP, from the exons ATGGGATCACCTCCCATTTGTGGAGGAACACTTCTGGGCTTCTGGGTGTTCCTGCTTTTTTCTGTGATCTTCTGCTATGGCAGTGCTGATCAATTTGAGGTAGTTGGAGTTGTAGAATGTGCAGACTGTTCTGAGAGTCGTATTAAGGCTAGCCCAGCCTTTTCAG GGCTTGGTGTGACCATTGACTGCAAGCTAGCAAATGGAGAGTTCAAAACAAGGGCAGTTGGAGATGTCAGCAATGAAGGAAAATTCAAGGTGTCTCTCCCTGAGGAGATGGTGAAGGATGGATATCAGTTGAAAGAAGAATGCTTTGCACAGCTTCACAGTGCCTCAGCAGCACCATGTCCTGATGCACAGAGCGGCCTAGAGGCCTCCAAGATAGTCTTGAAGGCGAAAACTATTGGGAAGAAAAACGTATTTGGCCCAATCGCAAATCTAAAATTCTCTTCTCTAACTTGCACTTCAGCCCTTTGGTGGTCTTTCTACAAGCATCCTCCCCTGCCCAAGCTGCCACTGCCCTTTCCCAAGGCCTATCCTCCACCTTGGAAGAAATTTGGCCATGTCTACAAGAAGCCACTTCCACCATCAATACCAATATACAAAAAGCCCCTCCCATCTCCAGTCCACAAGAAGCTGCTTCCACCCAAGGTACTCATACACAAGAAGCCTCTTCCACCAAAAGTACTGAAACCCAATAAGCCATTCCCACCACCTTCGCCAGTTTACAAGAAGCCTTTTCCTCCATCTGTACCAGTTTTTAAGAAACCAATCCCACCACCTGTTCCAGTGTACAAAAGACTTCCTCCGCCCCCTGCGCCCGTTTATCAGAAACGGTTGCCGCCACCAGTTCCGGTGTTCAAGAAGCCTTGTCCACCGCCTGTTCCCATAGCTAAGAAGTTGCTTCCACCCCATGTCCCCATATACAAAAAGCCGCTTCTGCCTCCCACTCCAATCTACAATAAGCCAAATCCACCACCATTCTATAAATGGTCAATTCACAAGCCAATACCACCAGTCTACAAACTTCTTCCTCCAATCCCTCCACTTTACAAGAAGCCATGTCCACCCATTCTTAAGCCTCCTCATTATCTTCCTAAGCTTCCTCCAAAGCTCTTTCCCTTCCCCAAGTTCGGACCCTATCCTCCTATACAACCTTATTTCCCTCATCCTTAA